In Rutidosis leptorrhynchoides isolate AG116_Rl617_1_P2 chromosome 2, CSIRO_AGI_Rlap_v1, whole genome shotgun sequence, one genomic interval encodes:
- the LOC139894527 gene encoding uncharacterized protein isoform X2, producing the protein MAEARNCPQKVYPMARPSPPCLLCFRVPVSGDSTPIVATTIGPEHADIVGTSLSAQVVCTTSNNQQWLCDYASGTNGDQLMSTRRKTILLQVDKACHCILNDISSSCYKLQLVAH; encoded by the exons ATGGCTGAAGCAAGAAATTGCCCCCAAAAAGTATATCCAATGGCTAGACCATCACCTCCATGCCTACTTTGCTTTCG TGTCCCCGTAAGTGGCGATTCCACACCCATTGTAGCTACAACTATTGGTCCGGAACATGCTGACATTGTTGGTACATCACTTTCTGCCCAAGTAGTTTGTACTACCTCTAATAATCAACAGTGGTTGTGTGATTATGCATCTGGAACCAACG GTGACCAATTGATGTCCACTAGGAGAAAGACTATTCTACTTCAAGTTGATAAAGCATGCCATTGCATCCTCAATGATATTTCATCTTCGTGTTATAAATTGCAGCTCGTGGCACACTAA
- the LOC139894527 gene encoding uncharacterized protein isoform X1: MDSRLTFETALKLRGGPSIVFAQCFPNLFGMAEARNCPQKVYPMARPSPPCLLCFRVPVSGDSTPIVATTIGPEHADIVGTSLSAQVVCTTSNNQQWLCDYASGTNGDQLMSTRRKTILLQVDKACHCILNDISSSCYKLQLVAH; the protein is encoded by the exons atggattCCA GGCTTACCTTTGAAACAGCTCTTAAACTTCGTGGGGGTCCATCTATAGTATTTGCGCAATGTTTTCCGAACCTTTTTGGAATGGCTGAAGCAAGAAATTGCCCCCAAAAAGTATATCCAATGGCTAGACCATCACCTCCATGCCTACTTTGCTTTCG TGTCCCCGTAAGTGGCGATTCCACACCCATTGTAGCTACAACTATTGGTCCGGAACATGCTGACATTGTTGGTACATCACTTTCTGCCCAAGTAGTTTGTACTACCTCTAATAATCAACAGTGGTTGTGTGATTATGCATCTGGAACCAACG GTGACCAATTGATGTCCACTAGGAGAAAGACTATTCTACTTCAAGTTGATAAAGCATGCCATTGCATCCTCAATGATATTTCATCTTCGTGTTATAAATTGCAGCTCGTGGCACACTAA